From the Candidatus Delongbacteria bacterium genome, one window contains:
- a CDS encoding toprim domain-containing protein encodes MGHYVDLAERIKRELTMDKLVPHHTGRKPIRCPLPGHADKNGSFIVYSETNSWWCPSHQTTPCGGSPIDFIMADKGLDFKGAVRYAAELMHLDLTPPTEEERAAEEAKHKREETLSVLARYAHGQLMADTEPARLARAYLEGRGYSLELLKEHVVGLANLAKVYQVRATHPILGEFNQADFEEAGLRTERGGLLFRDTRISFPLLKRHRVTGMSFRALPESEDKRKFVHLAGQAAGLWNVDALHNPERKLVLAEGIPDALQVDTWGIPAVGNLGLEVAKNAHHFAHLKDVTLVWDNDPAGRGRVVTSARAIQAALRDGEVRILHMPGEKDINDWARAGGTKEEFKDLLDDAPDLITYQIEQLPDVKAGGKLRREDQAAVQDVLESMTALSELRQAVYLDLLKKRCGLQMGSLRASLKEIKSTQAERVRAQEAVVQMETSAASKLIFEDTLPYIASLSFTTERT; translated from the coding sequence GTGGGGCACTACGTAGATCTCGCTGAGCGCATCAAGCGCGAGCTGACCATGGACAAGCTCGTTCCGCACCACACGGGACGAAAGCCCATCCGCTGCCCGCTTCCTGGCCACGCGGATAAAAACGGATCGTTCATCGTTTACAGCGAGACCAACTCCTGGTGGTGCCCCAGCCACCAGACGACCCCGTGTGGTGGCAGCCCCATTGACTTCATCATGGCGGACAAGGGCCTCGACTTCAAGGGGGCCGTGCGCTACGCGGCCGAGCTCATGCACCTGGACCTGACGCCGCCCACGGAGGAAGAGCGGGCGGCCGAGGAGGCCAAGCACAAGCGTGAGGAAACCCTGAGCGTCCTGGCGCGCTACGCGCACGGCCAGCTCATGGCCGACACGGAACCCGCCCGACTGGCGCGCGCCTATCTGGAAGGCCGTGGCTACTCTCTGGAGCTCCTGAAGGAGCACGTGGTCGGGCTTGCCAACCTGGCCAAGGTCTATCAGGTCAGGGCCACGCACCCCATCCTGGGCGAGTTCAATCAGGCCGACTTTGAAGAGGCGGGGCTCCGCACGGAGCGGGGTGGACTCCTCTTCCGCGACACCCGCATCTCCTTCCCCTTGCTCAAACGTCACCGCGTCACGGGCATGTCCTTCCGCGCACTACCCGAGTCCGAGGACAAGCGCAAGTTCGTCCACCTGGCCGGCCAGGCCGCGGGCCTGTGGAACGTGGACGCCCTGCACAACCCCGAGCGCAAGCTGGTGCTGGCGGAAGGCATCCCGGACGCCCTGCAGGTGGATACCTGGGGCATCCCCGCCGTGGGCAACCTGGGCCTGGAAGTCGCCAAGAACGCCCACCATTTCGCCCACCTGAAGGACGTCACCCTCGTATGGGACAACGACCCCGCCGGCCGTGGGCGCGTGGTGACCTCCGCGCGCGCCATCCAGGCCGCCCTGCGGGACGGCGAGGTGCGCATCCTGCACATGCCAGGCGAGAAGGACATCAACGACTGGGCCCGCGCCGGCGGCACGAAGGAAGAGTTCAAGGACCTGCTGGACGACGCGCCGGACCTGATCACTTACCAGATCGAGCAGTTGCCCGATGTGAAGGCCGGCGGGAAACTGCGGCGCGAGGATCAGGCTGCGGTGCAGGATGTCCTGGAGTCCATGACAGCCCTGTCTGAGCTGCGCCAGGCCGTCTATCTGGATCTGCTGAAGAAGCGTTGCGGACTCCAGATGGGCAGCCTTCGCGCGTCGCTGAAAGAGATCAAGTCGACTCAGGCAGAGCGGGTGCGGGCACAGGAAGCCGTTGTGCAAATGGAAACGAGCGCCGCAAGCAAGCTCATCTTCGAAGACACACTCCCCTACATCGCCTCTCTCTCCTTCACAACGGAAAGGACTTAA
- a CDS encoding AAA family ATPase, whose amino-acid sequence MAKTTKPAHQLADSYRIVGLEAEDFMRLKAVRIAFDPAAHAVDLSGENGQGKTSVIQAIWTALGGAKVTPGEPVHEGAEKATIVLDLAPADDARSNSPRRIRVTRTVTAEGGWGLKIWTPDKGSFPSPQAILDAFFHTLCFDPSEFVRMKAELQSKVMIDLAGVKEPIDALKARRQVVYDQRTDINRDLKAAQGRLEALAMPAASVPTEVSLTELTRQMDAAREVEDAGADTRQALQDLYQEHAEAKAEVTRLEISLTAAREKVTRLVAQGKEKKLLVDALQPSGLEALRTRLATAEADNELARSAKTYRRTEAEVTRLQGESETLTTRIDAVNDEISQVLLGAKLPIDGLAITEDGTILYRGKPFAQASDAERLEVSLSMGAAMHPKLKFLALREASMMTERTRERVKAWATEQDLMVLFELATSQEIGIHIVDGGVAGASSDPGKTAGLAPESDPADDDED is encoded by the coding sequence ATGGCGAAGACCACCAAGCCGGCCCACCAGCTGGCGGACAGCTACCGCATCGTCGGGCTTGAGGCCGAGGATTTCATGCGCCTGAAGGCCGTGCGCATTGCCTTCGACCCTGCCGCACACGCGGTGGATCTATCCGGCGAAAACGGTCAGGGCAAGACCAGTGTCATCCAGGCCATCTGGACGGCCCTGGGCGGCGCCAAGGTCACACCGGGCGAGCCCGTGCACGAGGGCGCCGAGAAGGCCACCATCGTGCTGGACCTGGCGCCCGCGGACGACGCCCGCTCGAACAGCCCGCGGCGCATCCGCGTGACACGGACGGTCACGGCCGAGGGCGGCTGGGGCCTGAAGATCTGGACCCCGGACAAGGGCAGCTTCCCCAGTCCCCAGGCCATCCTGGACGCCTTCTTCCACACGCTGTGCTTCGACCCCAGCGAATTCGTGCGCATGAAGGCCGAGCTCCAGAGCAAGGTCATGATCGACCTGGCTGGCGTGAAGGAGCCCATCGACGCCCTGAAGGCCCGGCGCCAGGTGGTCTACGATCAGCGGACGGACATCAACCGCGACTTGAAGGCCGCCCAGGGGCGCCTGGAGGCCCTGGCCATGCCAGCCGCGAGTGTCCCCACGGAAGTCAGCCTGACGGAGCTGACCCGTCAGATGGACGCCGCGCGTGAAGTCGAAGACGCGGGCGCCGACACGCGCCAGGCGCTTCAGGATCTCTACCAGGAGCATGCCGAAGCCAAGGCCGAGGTCACCCGCCTGGAGATTTCCCTCACGGCCGCGCGCGAAAAGGTGACCCGCCTGGTGGCGCAGGGCAAGGAGAAGAAGCTGCTGGTGGACGCCCTGCAGCCGTCCGGCCTGGAGGCCCTGCGGACCAGGCTGGCCACGGCCGAGGCGGACAACGAGCTGGCCCGGTCTGCCAAGACTTACCGAAGGACGGAGGCCGAGGTCACGCGCCTGCAGGGCGAGAGCGAGACGCTGACCACCCGCATCGACGCCGTCAACGACGAGATCTCCCAGGTGCTGCTGGGCGCCAAACTGCCCATCGATGGACTGGCCATCACCGAGGACGGCACCATCCTCTACCGCGGCAAGCCCTTTGCCCAGGCCAGTGACGCTGAGCGCCTGGAGGTCTCGCTGTCCATGGGCGCGGCCATGCATCCCAAGCTCAAGTTCCTGGCCCTGCGCGAGGCCTCGATGATGACGGAGCGGACGCGCGAGCGGGTGAAGGCCTGGGCGACCGAGCAGGACCTCATGGTGCTCTTTGAGCTGGCCACCAGCCAGGAAATCGGGATCCACATCGTGGACGGCGGAGTTGCCGGAGCGAGCAGCGATCCCGGCAAGACCGCAGGCCTGGCGCCCGAATCCGACCCTGCGGACGACGATGAGGATTGA